In Microbispora sp. ZYX-F-249, a single genomic region encodes these proteins:
- a CDS encoding TfoX/Sxy family protein: MRLEDMRNLGPKSGEWLGRVGIENPERLAELGAVEAHRRLRDAGIPGLSLNALWAMEGALEDLDWRLIPAERKRELLAELDEG; the protein is encoded by the coding sequence ATGAGGCTGGAGGACATGCGCAATCTGGGACCGAAGAGCGGGGAGTGGCTCGGGCGGGTGGGCATCGAGAACCCGGAGCGGCTCGCCGAGCTCGGCGCGGTGGAGGCCCACCGGCGGCTCAGGGACGCCGGCATCCCCGGACTGTCGCTGAACGCGCTGTGGGCCATGGAGGGCGCGCTCGAGGACCTCGACTGGCGGCTCATCCCCGCCGAGCGCAAGCGGGAGCTCCTGGCCGAGCTCGACGAGGGATGA
- a CDS encoding Asp23/Gls24 family envelope stress response protein, translating to MSEAAAVEERMEEQVDAYAETGPGDPAEPEPLAVTLRPDAPAVDVLKGRIKVADEVVEKVAALAALEIPGVADLGGDLERAFESVRDRIGVGTKRATQGVQAKIQDQQVSVDVTIVIVYGHVVMDVATEVKVNVARAVSRMLGMRVVEVNVTVDDVRLPGQGSPAEDAPAA from the coding sequence ATGAGCGAGGCCGCCGCCGTCGAGGAGCGGATGGAAGAGCAGGTCGACGCGTACGCGGAGACAGGCCCCGGTGACCCGGCGGAGCCCGAGCCGCTCGCGGTGACACTCCGGCCCGACGCTCCGGCGGTGGACGTCCTCAAGGGCCGCATCAAGGTCGCCGACGAGGTCGTGGAGAAGGTCGCCGCGCTGGCCGCCCTGGAGATCCCCGGCGTCGCCGACCTGGGGGGCGACCTCGAGCGCGCCTTTGAATCCGTGCGCGACCGCATCGGCGTGGGGACCAAACGGGCGACGCAGGGCGTGCAGGCGAAAATCCAGGATCAGCAGGTCTCCGTCGACGTGACCATCGTCATCGTGTACGGCCATGTGGTGATGGACGTCGCCACCGAGGTCAAGGTCAACGTCGCCCGGGCGGTGAGCCGCATGCTCGGCATGCGCGTGGTCGAGGTCAACGTGACCGTCGACGACGTCCGCCTCCCCGGTCAGGGCTCCCCCGCCGAGGACGCCCCGGCCGCCTGA
- a CDS encoding glycoside hydrolase family 10 protein: MTERGQVIRPLIATTVIAAVAVGAAYTFGPGAQAEKVAAGKAGRTAAPKAQRQQVRAETLTAADTCAVNVKYPKRQLRGVWIATVHNLDWPSKPGLPPDRQKAEYVKILDNAVKRRLNSVFFQVRPASDAIYRSSLEPWSQWLTGTAGRDPGWDPLPFLVDEAHKRGLQFHAWFNPYRAADSASSKLPAGHPARLHPDWTVRHEGKLYYNPGLPQVRGWVTKVVTDVVKRYDVDGVHFDDYFYPYPGQGTRFADQAAYKKYGKGLTLADWRRRNVNQLVAEVSQAVHSAKPHTVFGISPFGIWRNKTEDPAGSATKGMSAYDSIYADARAWIKAGSVDYVMPQLYWPRGFAAADYTVLAKWWADAVKGTAVDLYIGQALYRVGAADTPAWTKAGELPAHLTLNRKYPEISGDVYFSAAQLAKNPLGVLDRIVKSHYARPALPPVLRASATPPVAPRAVKASGGTLTWQPQPGAQAYGVYRVADKDASCATADARNLVAVVPASGAPSYAAAGSGAYYVTTVDRLGNESPATRAG; the protein is encoded by the coding sequence GTGACCGAGCGGGGACAGGTCATCCGTCCGTTGATCGCGACCACCGTCATCGCGGCAGTCGCGGTCGGAGCCGCCTACACCTTCGGCCCCGGCGCCCAGGCCGAGAAGGTCGCCGCCGGGAAGGCCGGCCGCACGGCGGCCCCGAAGGCGCAGCGGCAGCAGGTCAGGGCGGAGACGCTCACGGCGGCCGACACCTGCGCCGTCAACGTGAAATATCCCAAGCGCCAGCTGCGCGGCGTCTGGATCGCGACCGTGCACAATCTCGATTGGCCGTCGAAGCCGGGACTGCCGCCCGACCGGCAGAAGGCCGAATACGTAAAAATCCTCGACAACGCCGTAAAACGGCGTCTGAACTCGGTGTTCTTCCAGGTCCGGCCCGCCTCGGACGCGATCTACCGCTCGTCCCTGGAGCCGTGGTCCCAGTGGCTCACCGGCACGGCGGGCCGGGACCCCGGCTGGGACCCGCTGCCGTTCCTGGTCGACGAGGCCCACAAGCGCGGCCTGCAGTTCCACGCGTGGTTCAACCCCTACCGGGCGGCCGACTCCGCCTCCTCGAAGCTGCCCGCCGGGCACCCGGCGCGGCTCCACCCCGACTGGACCGTCAGGCACGAGGGCAAGCTGTACTACAACCCCGGCCTGCCGCAGGTGCGCGGCTGGGTGACCAAGGTCGTGACCGACGTCGTCAAGCGCTACGACGTCGACGGCGTCCACTTCGACGACTACTTCTACCCCTACCCCGGGCAGGGCACGCGGTTCGCCGACCAGGCCGCGTACAAGAAGTACGGCAAGGGCCTGACGCTGGCCGACTGGCGGCGGCGCAACGTGAACCAGCTCGTCGCCGAGGTCTCGCAGGCCGTCCATTCGGCCAAACCGCACACCGTCTTCGGGATCAGCCCGTTCGGCATCTGGCGCAACAAGACCGAGGACCCGGCGGGCTCGGCCACCAAGGGCATGTCGGCCTACGACTCGATCTACGCGGACGCCAGGGCGTGGATCAAGGCGGGCTCGGTCGACTACGTGATGCCCCAGCTCTACTGGCCCCGCGGGTTCGCCGCGGCCGACTACACCGTGCTCGCCAAGTGGTGGGCCGACGCGGTGAAGGGCACCGCCGTCGACCTCTACATCGGGCAGGCCCTCTACCGGGTCGGGGCCGCAGACACCCCCGCCTGGACCAAGGCGGGCGAGCTGCCCGCCCACCTCACGCTGAACCGCAAGTATCCCGAGATCTCGGGCGACGTCTACTTCAGCGCCGCGCAGCTGGCGAAGAACCCGCTCGGCGTGCTCGACCGTATCGTGAAGAGCCACTACGCCCGCCCGGCGCTGCCGCCGGTGCTCCGGGCGAGCGCCACGCCGCCCGTCGCCCCGCGCGCGGTGAAGGCCTCCGGCGGGACCTTGACCTGGCAGCCCCAGCCGGGCGCGCAGGCGTACGGCGTCTACCGGGTGGCGGACAAGGACGCCTCCTGCGCGACGGCGGACGCGCGCAACCTGGTGGCGGTCGTGCCGGCCTCCGGCGCCCCGTCGTACGCCGCCGCCGGCTCCGGCGCCTACTACGTCACGACCGTCGACCGCCTCGGCAACGAGAGCCCGGCGACCCGGGCGGGCTGA
- a CDS encoding VOC family protein: MERVLGIGGYFMRAADPVALGAWYRDCLGLDADENGLWRQDAGFTVFATFESETGYFGSRTQQVMINFRVRDLEAMLAQLRAKGADVAAETQDMEGVGRFGWVTDPEGNRIELWQPA; the protein is encoded by the coding sequence ATGGAACGTGTGCTTGGAATCGGCGGATATTTCATGCGGGCTGCCGACCCGGTGGCCCTGGGCGCCTGGTACCGCGACTGTCTCGGCCTGGACGCCGATGAGAACGGCTTATGGCGGCAGGATGCCGGGTTCACGGTGTTCGCGACGTTCGAGTCCGAAACCGGCTACTTCGGGTCCCGCACCCAGCAGGTCATGATCAACTTCCGGGTCCGCGACCTGGAGGCGATGCTCGCGCAACTTCGCGCCAAGGGCGCGGACGTGGCCGCGGAGACGCAGGACATGGAGGGCGTCGGTCGATTCGGCTGGGTCACCGATCCCGAGGGCAATCGGATCGAGCTGTGGCAGCCCGCCTGA
- the pgsA gene encoding phosphatidylinositol phosphate synthase, with protein sequence MLNILRPAVTRVMTPLGRALARWGISPDVITTIGTLGVVASALVFYPPGHLFAGTLVITFFVLADLLDGVLARMTGKGSTWGAFLDSTLDRLGDASIFSGLILYFVLKDEPEIVLAAVALFCLVAGALVSYAKARAEGLGMTANVGIAERGERLVVVLVAAGLSGLGVPYVLAAGLWLLAAASAVTVVQRMVHVYRQAVVE encoded by the coding sequence ATGTTGAACATCCTGCGCCCCGCCGTCACCCGAGTCATGACCCCCCTGGGGCGAGCCCTCGCCCGATGGGGGATCTCGCCCGACGTGATCACGACGATCGGTACGCTCGGAGTGGTGGCCTCGGCCCTCGTCTTCTACCCGCCCGGGCATCTGTTCGCGGGAACGCTCGTCATCACGTTCTTCGTGCTCGCCGACCTCCTGGACGGCGTGCTGGCCCGCATGACGGGCAAGGGGAGCACGTGGGGCGCCTTCCTCGACTCCACGCTCGACCGTCTCGGCGACGCCTCGATCTTCTCGGGGCTGATCCTCTACTTCGTCCTCAAGGACGAGCCCGAGATCGTCCTCGCGGCAGTCGCGCTCTTCTGCCTCGTCGCGGGAGCATTGGTCTCCTACGCCAAGGCCAGGGCCGAGGGTCTCGGCATGACCGCGAACGTCGGCATCGCCGAACGGGGGGAGCGTCTCGTGGTCGTGCTCGTCGCGGCCGGGCTTTCCGGCCTCGGCGTGCCGTACGTCCTGGCGGCCGGGCTCTGGCTGCTCGCCGCCGCCAGCGCCGTCACGGTGGTCCAGCGGATGGTGCACGTCTACAGACAGGCGGTGGTCGAATGA
- a CDS encoding glycosyltransferase family 4 protein, giving the protein MNVGIVCPYTWEVPGGVQAHIRDLAEALIEDGHKVSVIAPAADDAELPPYVTPAGRAVPVPYNGSVARLAFGFLSANRVRKWIREGGFDVLHVHEPAVPSLGVLACWVARGPIVATFHASYERSRAMSVAAPMLQSALEKITGRIAVSDAARKTLVEHLGGDAVLIPNGVTVRRYAEGEPLPGWGPDGGVIGFLGRMDEPRKGLAVLLEAFALLAPERPGLRLLIAGPGDPDDVLDRVPAPYRDRVGLLGMVSEADKVRAYHSVDVFCAPNLGGESFGIVLTEAMSAGAPILASDIPAFRRVLGDGQAGALFTTGDPAALAQEAARLLDDPGRRAKLSDEARQAVWKYDWSTVAREVVRVYETVTHASAGVVEDALP; this is encoded by the coding sequence GTGAACGTCGGCATCGTCTGCCCGTACACCTGGGAGGTCCCCGGGGGCGTGCAGGCGCACATCAGGGACCTCGCCGAGGCGCTCATCGAGGACGGGCACAAGGTGTCGGTCATCGCCCCCGCCGCCGACGACGCCGAGCTGCCGCCGTACGTGACCCCGGCGGGCCGCGCGGTGCCCGTGCCGTACAACGGGTCGGTCGCCCGCCTGGCGTTCGGCTTCCTGTCGGCGAACCGGGTGCGCAAGTGGATCAGGGAGGGCGGGTTCGACGTGCTGCACGTGCACGAGCCCGCCGTGCCGTCACTCGGCGTGCTGGCCTGCTGGGTGGCCCGCGGACCGATCGTGGCGACGTTTCACGCCTCCTACGAGAGGTCGCGGGCGATGTCCGTGGCCGCGCCGATGCTGCAGAGCGCGCTGGAGAAGATCACGGGCAGGATCGCGGTCTCCGACGCCGCCCGCAAGACGCTGGTGGAACACCTCGGCGGCGACGCGGTGCTGATCCCGAACGGGGTCACGGTGCGCAGGTACGCCGAGGGCGAGCCGCTGCCGGGCTGGGGCCCGGACGGCGGCGTGATCGGCTTCCTCGGGCGGATGGACGAGCCGCGCAAGGGCCTGGCCGTGCTGCTGGAGGCGTTCGCGCTGCTCGCGCCCGAACGGCCGGGGCTGCGGCTGCTGATCGCCGGGCCCGGCGACCCCGACGACGTGCTCGACCGGGTGCCGGCGCCGTACCGGGACAGGGTCGGGCTGCTCGGCATGGTCAGCGAGGCCGACAAGGTGCGCGCCTACCACTCCGTGGACGTCTTCTGCGCGCCCAACCTCGGCGGCGAGAGCTTCGGCATCGTGCTCACCGAGGCCATGTCGGCGGGGGCGCCGATCCTCGCCAGCGACATCCCGGCCTTCCGGCGCGTGCTGGGCGACGGCCAGGCCGGGGCGCTGTTCACGACCGGGGACCCGGCCGCCCTGGCACAGGAGGCCGCCCGGCTGCTCGACGACCCCGGGCGCCGCGCGAAGCTCTCCGACGAGGCCCGCCAGGCCGTGTGGAAGTACGACTGGTCGACGGTCGCGCGCGAGGTCGTGCGCGTCTACGAGACCGTCACGCACGCCAGCGCCGGAGTCGTGGAGGACGCGCTGCCGTGA
- the thrS gene encoding threonine--tRNA ligase, translated as MSAALEIRITLAGAERVVAAGTTAGEALGADGRSVIAARINGDLRDLAAEVAEGDVVEPVAIDSADGRAILRHSTAHVMAQAVQEIFPEAKLGIGPPVENGFYYDFDVREPFTPDDLKRIEKRMREIVKQGQTFRRRPVGDDEAREELAAEPYKLELIGLKGGAAEAADGANVEVGGGQLTIYDNLDPKSGELCWKDLCRGPHLPTTRVIPAFKLMRSGGAYWRGSEKNPQLQRIYGTAWESREKQDEYLKFLEEAEKRDHRKLGAELDLFSFPDELGSGLPVFHPKGGVIRRVMEDYSRRRHEEAGYSFVNTPHITKENLYKISGHLDWYADGMFPPMELEGARYYLKPMNCPMHNLIFRSRGRSYRELPLRLFEFGTVYRYEKSGVVHGLTRVRGLTQDDAHIYCTQEQMRDELKSLLRFVLDLLRDYGLDDFYLELSTKDPEKYVGSDEVWEQATETLREVAESENLKLVLDPGGAAFYGPKISVQARDAIGRTWQMSTIQLDFNLPELFELEYQAADGTRKRPVKIHRALFGSIERFFGVLVEHYAGAFPPWLAPVQVVGIPIADAHVPYLQDVAKRLREHGIRVEVDESDDRMQKKIRNAQKAKVPYMLLAGDDDIAAGAVSFRYRNGEQKNGVPIDQAINEIVDAVRRRIQV; from the coding sequence GATCGCCGCCCGGATCAACGGCGACCTGCGCGACCTGGCCGCCGAGGTCGCCGAGGGCGACGTGGTCGAGCCCGTCGCGATCGACAGCGCCGACGGCCGGGCCATCCTGCGCCACTCCACCGCGCACGTCATGGCCCAGGCCGTGCAGGAGATCTTCCCCGAGGCCAAGCTCGGCATCGGCCCGCCGGTCGAGAACGGCTTTTACTACGACTTCGACGTCCGCGAGCCGTTCACCCCCGACGACCTCAAGCGCATCGAGAAGCGCATGCGCGAGATCGTCAAGCAGGGACAGACCTTCCGCCGCCGCCCGGTCGGCGACGACGAGGCCCGCGAGGAGCTCGCGGCCGAGCCGTACAAGCTGGAGCTCATCGGGCTCAAGGGCGGCGCGGCCGAGGCGGCCGACGGCGCGAACGTCGAGGTGGGCGGTGGCCAGCTCACCATCTACGACAACCTCGACCCCAAGTCGGGCGAGCTGTGCTGGAAGGACCTGTGCCGGGGGCCCCACCTGCCGACCACCCGCGTCATCCCCGCCTTCAAGCTCATGCGGTCCGGCGGCGCCTACTGGCGGGGCAGCGAGAAGAACCCGCAGCTCCAGCGCATCTACGGCACCGCCTGGGAGTCCCGCGAGAAGCAGGACGAGTATCTCAAGTTCCTGGAGGAGGCCGAGAAGCGCGACCACCGCAAGCTCGGCGCCGAGCTCGACCTGTTCTCCTTCCCGGACGAGCTGGGCTCCGGCCTGCCGGTGTTCCACCCCAAGGGCGGCGTGATCCGCCGGGTGATGGAGGACTACTCGCGCCGCAGGCACGAGGAGGCGGGCTACTCCTTCGTCAACACCCCGCACATCACCAAGGAGAATCTGTACAAAATCTCCGGTCACCTCGACTGGTACGCCGACGGCATGTTCCCTCCGATGGAGCTGGAGGGCGCGCGCTACTACCTCAAGCCGATGAACTGCCCGATGCACAACCTGATCTTCAGGTCGCGCGGGCGGTCCTACCGTGAGCTGCCGCTGCGGCTGTTCGAGTTCGGCACCGTGTATCGGTATGAGAAGTCGGGCGTGGTGCACGGCCTCACCCGCGTACGCGGGCTGACCCAGGACGACGCGCACATCTACTGCACTCAGGAGCAGATGCGCGACGAACTCAAGTCGCTGCTGCGGTTCGTGCTCGACCTGCTGCGCGACTACGGCCTCGACGACTTCTACCTGGAGCTTTCCACGAAGGACCCGGAGAAGTACGTCGGCTCCGACGAGGTGTGGGAGCAAGCCACCGAGACCCTGCGGGAGGTCGCCGAGTCCGAGAACCTGAAGCTGGTTCTCGACCCCGGCGGCGCGGCCTTCTACGGCCCGAAGATCTCGGTGCAGGCGCGGGACGCCATCGGCCGCACCTGGCAGATGTCGACCATCCAGCTCGACTTCAACCTGCCCGAGCTGTTCGAGCTGGAATACCAGGCTGCGGACGGCACCAGGAAGCGGCCCGTCAAGATCCACCGGGCGCTGTTCGGGTCGATCGAGCGGTTCTTCGGCGTGCTGGTCGAGCACTACGCGGGCGCCTTCCCTCCGTGGCTGGCCCCCGTGCAGGTGGTCGGCATCCCGATCGCCGACGCCCACGTGCCCTACCTGCAGGACGTCGCCAAGCGGCTGCGTGAGCACGGCATCCGGGTCGAGGTCGACGAGAGCGACGACCGTATGCAGAAGAAGATCCGCAACGCGCAGAAGGCCAAGGTGCCGTACATGCTGCTGGCCGGCGACGACGACATCGCGGCGGGGGCGGTGTCCTTCCGCTACCGCAACGGCGAGCAGAAGAACGGCGTGCCGATCGACCAGGCGATCAACGAGATCGTCGACGCCGTCCGCCGCCGCATCCAGGTCTGA
- a CDS encoding HIT family protein — MDSEPIEQAGAGVPDSFQRLWTPHRMAYIKGENKPSGSGVDDGCPFCEIPKLSDEDGLIVARGSAVFAVLNLYPYNSGHLMVCPYRHVSDYADLDGPETAELAEFTKRATQALRKASGAQGFNVGMNLGGVAGAGIAAHLHQHVVPRWGGDTNFMPVVGRTKVLPQLLRDTRDLLADAWPASS; from the coding sequence GTGGATTCAGAGCCGATCGAGCAGGCCGGCGCCGGGGTTCCCGACAGTTTCCAGCGCCTGTGGACCCCGCACCGGATGGCCTACATCAAGGGCGAGAACAAGCCCAGCGGGTCAGGGGTGGACGACGGCTGCCCGTTCTGCGAGATCCCCAAGCTGTCCGACGAGGACGGGCTGATCGTGGCGCGGGGATCGGCCGTGTTCGCCGTGCTCAACCTCTACCCGTACAACTCGGGGCACCTCATGGTCTGCCCCTACCGCCACGTGTCGGACTACGCCGACCTCGACGGACCGGAGACGGCCGAGCTGGCCGAGTTCACCAAGCGCGCGACGCAGGCGCTGCGCAAGGCGAGCGGGGCGCAGGGCTTCAACGTCGGCATGAACCTGGGCGGCGTGGCGGGCGCGGGCATCGCCGCCCACCTCCACCAGCACGTCGTGCCCCGGTGGGGCGGCGACACCAACTTCATGCCGGTGGTCGGGCGCACCAAGGTGCTGCCGCAGCTGCTGCGCGACACCCGGGACCTGCTCGCCGACGCCTGGCCCGCCTCCTCCTGA
- a CDS encoding elongation factor G-like protein EF-G2, with the protein MAERSTGATTGAAGRAPAADRPDMVRNVVLVGHSGAGKTTLVEALLAETGTIQRSGRVEDGTTVSDFDEVEVRQQRSVNLSVAPVVYNGIKINFLDTPGYADFVGDLRAGLRAADAALFVVSAADGVDGLTRMLWEECALVGMPRAVVITKIDHQRANFDEVLATCQDAFGDGVAPLYLPVDGTGLLGLLSQRLFDYGGGRRTEREPDADQLALIEQYRGDLIEGIIQESEDETLMDRYLSGETIDTKVLIDDLEKAVARAGFYPVLATAPGVGMLELLEIVTQGFPSPLEHPLPKITGIDGKPCREITADPDGPLVAEVVKTTSDPYVGRISLVRVFSGTLRPDMTVHVSGHGLAERGHEDHDVDERVGTLSSPLGKVQRTMGKCVAGDICAVAKLSRTETGDTLSDKDDPLLVEAWTMPEPLLPVAISARSKADEDKLSQALSRLVAEDPTLRLENNAETRQLVLWCMGEAHADVLLDRLAKRHGVEVEKIDLRVPLRETFAGKAQGLGRNVKQTGGHGQYAICHIEVEPLPSGGGFEFVDKIVGGVVPRQFIPSVEKGVRAQMERGVVAGYPMVDVRVTLYDGKAHSVDSSDMAFQIAGQLALKDAASKVATHLLEPVDEVAVLVADDYVGAVMSDLSSRRGRVLGTEPVGTGRTLVRAEVPQLEITRYAIDLRSLSHGAGTFTRTFLRYEPLPAHLAGKVAAAGEQ; encoded by the coding sequence GTGGCCGAAAGATCAACCGGCGCGACAACAGGGGCCGCGGGCAGGGCACCCGCGGCCGATCGGCCGGACATGGTGCGCAATGTCGTGCTGGTCGGCCATTCCGGGGCCGGGAAGACCACACTGGTCGAGGCGCTGCTCGCGGAGACGGGCACCATCCAGCGTTCCGGCCGGGTCGAGGACGGCACCACGGTCAGCGACTTCGACGAGGTGGAGGTGCGCCAGCAGCGCTCGGTGAACCTGTCGGTCGCTCCCGTCGTCTACAACGGCATCAAAATCAACTTCCTGGACACCCCCGGGTACGCCGACTTCGTCGGCGACCTGCGGGCCGGGCTGCGCGCGGCCGACGCGGCGCTGTTCGTCGTCTCGGCCGCCGACGGCGTGGACGGGCTGACGCGCATGCTCTGGGAGGAGTGCGCGCTCGTCGGGATGCCCCGCGCCGTGGTCATCACCAAGATCGACCATCAGCGCGCCAACTTCGACGAGGTCCTCGCCACCTGCCAGGACGCGTTCGGCGACGGCGTCGCGCCGCTCTATCTGCCGGTGGACGGCACCGGGCTGCTCGGGCTGCTCTCGCAGCGGCTGTTCGACTACGGCGGCGGCCGCCGGACCGAGCGGGAGCCGGACGCCGACCAGCTCGCGCTCATCGAGCAGTACCGCGGCGACCTCATCGAGGGGATCATCCAGGAGAGCGAGGACGAGACCCTCATGGACCGCTATCTCTCCGGCGAGACGATCGACACCAAGGTGCTGATCGACGACCTGGAGAAGGCGGTCGCCCGGGCCGGCTTCTACCCGGTCCTCGCGACGGCTCCCGGGGTCGGCATGCTGGAGCTCCTGGAGATCGTCACCCAGGGCTTCCCGTCGCCCCTGGAGCACCCGCTGCCGAAGATCACCGGGATCGACGGCAAGCCGTGCAGGGAGATCACCGCCGACCCGGACGGCCCGCTCGTGGCCGAGGTCGTGAAGACCACGAGCGACCCCTACGTCGGGCGGATCAGCCTGGTCCGGGTCTTCTCCGGCACCCTGCGGCCGGACATGACGGTGCACGTCTCCGGCCACGGCCTGGCGGAACGGGGACACGAGGACCACGACGTCGACGAACGGGTGGGCACGCTGTCGTCGCCGTTGGGCAAGGTCCAGCGGACCATGGGCAAGTGCGTCGCCGGGGACATCTGCGCGGTCGCCAAGCTGTCGCGGACCGAGACGGGCGACACGCTCTCCGACAAGGACGACCCGCTGCTGGTCGAGGCGTGGACCATGCCGGAACCGCTCCTGCCGGTGGCGATCAGCGCCAGGTCGAAGGCCGACGAGGACAAGCTCAGCCAGGCCCTGAGCCGCCTGGTCGCGGAGGACCCGACCCTGCGGCTGGAGAACAACGCCGAGACCCGCCAGCTCGTGCTGTGGTGCATGGGCGAGGCGCACGCCGACGTCCTGCTCGACCGCCTGGCCAAGCGGCACGGGGTCGAGGTCGAGAAGATCGACCTGCGGGTGCCGCTGCGGGAGACCTTCGCCGGCAAGGCGCAGGGCCTGGGGCGCAACGTCAAGCAGACCGGCGGCCACGGCCAGTACGCGATCTGCCACATCGAGGTCGAGCCGCTGCCGTCGGGCGGCGGGTTCGAGTTCGTCGACAAGATCGTGGGCGGGGTCGTCCCGAGGCAGTTCATCCCGTCCGTGGAGAAGGGCGTGCGGGCGCAGATGGAACGCGGGGTCGTCGCCGGCTATCCGATGGTCGACGTCCGCGTCACGCTCTACGACGGCAAGGCCCACTCGGTCGACTCGTCCGACATGGCCTTCCAGATCGCCGGTCAGCTCGCGCTCAAGGACGCCGCGTCCAAGGTGGCGACGCACCTGCTCGAACCGGTGGACGAGGTGGCCGTCCTCGTCGCGGACGACTACGTCGGAGCCGTGATGTCCGACCTGTCCTCCCGCCGTGGCAGGGTGCTCGGCACCGAACCGGTCGGCACCGGCCGCACGCTGGTGCGCGCCGAGGTGCCGCAACTGGAGATCACGCGGTACGCGATCGACCTGCGCTCGCTGTCCCACGGGGCGGGCACGTTCACCCGTACCTTCCTGCGGTACGAGCCCCTGCCCGCGCACCTGGCCGGCAAGGTGGCCGCGGCGGGCGAGCAGTAG
- a CDS encoding phosphatidylinositol mannoside acyltransferase encodes MKGTAGPPRGRSGRPGAAPDGPSPARPARPGAAPLADRLVAAAYTAGWAVVRYVPGRLAAWFFRVLADWLWHRRGKSVRRLEANLARVVGGDPGDPAVRDLSRAGMRSYFRYWMESFRFTAYTRERILDGTRTTGGEHIFDNLARGRGVVVALPHMGNYDLAGAWLVHMGHPFTTVAERLKPESLFERFVAYRERLGMEVLPLTAKGGGSAMAFGTLAKRLRAGRPVCLPAERDLTASGVEVEFFGARTRMVAGPALLAIQTGAALLPAVLWFEGNGWGIRIHEEIPVPSEGTRQEKVGVMTQAVAAVFEKGIAEHPEDWHMLQRLWLDDLEPRAGAGS; translated from the coding sequence ATGAAGGGCACGGCCGGCCCACCCCGGGGGCGGTCCGGAAGACCCGGTGCGGCGCCGGACGGCCCGTCCCCCGCACGGCCCGCGCGCCCCGGCGCGGCGCCGCTCGCCGACCGGCTGGTCGCGGCCGCCTACACCGCCGGCTGGGCCGTGGTCCGCTACGTGCCGGGACGGCTGGCCGCCTGGTTCTTCCGGGTCCTCGCCGACTGGTTGTGGCACAGGCGGGGCAAGTCCGTACGCCGCCTGGAGGCCAATCTGGCCCGCGTCGTCGGCGGCGACCCCGGCGATCCGGCCGTGCGCGACCTGAGCCGGGCCGGGATGCGCTCCTACTTCCGGTACTGGATGGAGTCGTTCCGCTTCACCGCCTACACCCGCGAGCGCATCCTCGACGGCACCCGGACCACCGGGGGCGAGCACATCTTCGACAACCTCGCCCGGGGCAGGGGAGTGGTGGTCGCGCTGCCCCACATGGGCAACTACGACCTGGCCGGGGCCTGGCTGGTGCACATGGGCCACCCCTTCACCACCGTCGCCGAGCGGCTGAAGCCGGAGTCGCTGTTCGAGCGCTTCGTGGCCTACCGCGAGCGGCTCGGCATGGAGGTGCTGCCGCTGACGGCCAAGGGCGGCGGCAGCGCGATGGCGTTCGGCACGCTGGCCAAGCGGCTGCGCGCGGGCAGGCCGGTGTGCCTGCCCGCCGAGCGCGACCTGACCGCCTCCGGCGTCGAGGTCGAGTTCTTCGGCGCCAGGACGCGCATGGTCGCCGGGCCCGCGCTGCTGGCGATCCAGACGGGCGCCGCGCTGCTGCCCGCCGTGCTGTGGTTCGAGGGGAACGGCTGGGGCATCCGGATCCACGAGGAGATCCCCGTGCCGTCCGAGGGGACGCGGCAGGAGAAGGTCGGGGTGATGACCCAGGCCGTTGCGGCGGTGTTCGAGAAGGGCATCGCCGAGCACCCGGAGGACTGGCACATGCTCCAGCGCCTGTGGCTCGACGACCTGGAGCCGCGCGCCGGGGCCGGGTCGTGA